A genomic stretch from Nymphalis io chromosome 25, ilAglIoxx1.1, whole genome shotgun sequence includes:
- the LOC126778183 gene encoding protein glass: MDCYVPNNPQFLGCCHGLCCDPLQPCSCDQLRELPEDCCQQETENCCPDNGDDLNALSDSIAPCDVGLGDVSEPNWPAEDMGSFSLPPLELDPLPSLFPFSPCSGYNRNNGGECRERGGGEAADVLLSLKHAVVHGDCAADTVHPQMVVNSGGGYPYYEHYSGTPLFPTMSVNVSMNMTMHGCPADQLCSQVQWNQNTAAPSVNVVYPQTQNVIPTSYPSATYSFTADFRTPNQSDPLITATSTFKPLQLQNAQKPNPNYLFQQKPNFSNQKNMGQVLKRSPSKMYMQESPKEQMNNNNGYILNHQGPVHQDYGYTTCVNASGKVQVGALSGCSEDDEQKPNLCRICGKTYARPSTLKTHLRTHSGERPYRCGDCNKSFSQAANLTAHVRTHTGQKPFRCPICDRRFSQSSSVTTHMRTHSGERPYQCRSCKKAFSDSSTLTKHLRIHSGEKPYQCKLCLLRFSQSGNLNRHMRVHGNMSGGMLG; this comes from the exons ATGGATTGCTACGTACCCAACAATCCGCAGTTCCTGGGCTGCTGCCACGGGCTCTGTTGCGACCCACTGCAGCCCTGCTCTTGCGACCAGCTTAGAGAGCTGCCAGAGGACTGCTGCCAG CAAGAAACCGAGAACTGCTGTCCAGATAATGGAGACGATCTCAACGCACTGAGCGATTCTATCGCCCCGTGCGACGTTGGGCTTGGCGATGTGAGCGAACCGAATTGGCCCGCTGAGGACATGGGCTCCTTCTCCCTACCTCCCCTTGAACTGGATCCGCTGCCTTCACTCTTCCCCTTTTCACCATGCTCTGGTTATAA CAGGAATAACGGGGGAGAATGCAGGGAACGGGGAGGTGGGGAAGCGGCGGACGTCCTCCTCTCCTTAAAACACGCCGTCGTCCATGGCGACTGCGCGGCAGACACCGTTCACCCACAG ATGGTGGTAAACAGTGGTGGAGGGTACCCGTACTATGAGCACTACAGTGGTACCCCCCTTTTTCCCACCATGAGTGTCAATGTTTCTATGAACATGACTATGCATGGCTGTCCAGCGGACCAGTTGTGTTCTCaa GTGCAATGGAATCAGAATACCGCTGCCCCATCCGTGAATGTCGTCTATCCCCAAACACAAAATGTCATCCCCACTTCCTACCCGTCCGCCACGTACTCATTCACAGCAGACTTTAGAACACCAAACCAATCAGACCCATTAATAACGGCGACATCCACATTCAAGCCATTACAGTTACAAAACGCCCAAAAGCCAAATCCAAATTATCTCTTCCAACAAAAGCCAAATTTCTCAAATCAAAAGAATATGGGGCAAGTCTTGAAACGGTCGCCGTCGAAGATGTACATGCAAGAAAGTCCGAAAGAgcagatgaataataataatggttatATATTGAATCATCAAGGACCTGTGCATCAAGATTATGGATACACAACGTGTGTTAACGCGTCGGGTAAAGTTCAG GTTGGTGCTCTAAGTGGATGTTCGGAGGACGACGAGCAAAAGCCGAATTTGTGCAGAATATGTGGTAAAACATACGCAAGGCCGAGCACCCTTAAGACTCATCTGCGTACGCACTCAGGCGAACGACCTTACAGATGCGGAGACTGCAATAAGAGTTTCTCGCAAGCAGCTAATCTGACTGCTCATGTTCGTACACATACAGGCCAGAAACCGTTTAG GTGCCCGATATGTGACAGGCGATTTAGTCAAAGTTCAAGTGTTACGACGCATATGAGAACACATTCAGGAGAACGACCATATCA aTGTCGCTCTTGCAAAAAGGCGTTTTCAGACAGTTCGACATTAACTAAACATTTGAGAATACATTCGGGTGAAAAACCTTATCAGTGTAAATTATGTCTACTCag attttcACAATCTGGTAACTTGAATAGGCACATGCGTGTACACGGCAACATGTCTGGCGGAATGCTCGGCTGA